A window from Drosophila kikkawai strain 14028-0561.14 chromosome 2L, DkikHiC1v2, whole genome shotgun sequence encodes these proteins:
- the LOC108086086 gene encoding chymotrypsin inhibitor SCI-III, with translation MPAAIKWQWFLLFSLLLVLLLLIPQETGAASKRVKLCLQPTISGRCFGYVESFAYNPLKRHCEPFIYGGCGGNDNRFTTKAECEFNCRDI, from the exons ATGCCGGCGGCTATCAAGTGGCAGTGGTTCCTGCTCTTTAGCCTTCttttggtgctgctgctgctgatcccGCAGGAAACTGGGGCTGCCTCCAAGCGAG TAAAACTATGCCTTCAGCCCACAATCAGTGGGCGGTGCTTTGGCTATGTGGAGAGCTTCGCCTACAATCCCCTGAAGCGACATTGCGAGCCCTTCATCTACGGCGGATGTGGCGGCAACGATAACCGCTTCACCACCAAAGCCGAATGCGAGTTCAACTGTCgtgatatttaa
- the LOC108086070 gene encoding uncharacterized protein has translation MSAQCQLRITVLLCVILAMIQEKQVPVEATVRDLCQSVPSTSNGICMPSTMNIYYDPETQKCRYIGCSNKRQFQTLEDCDKICNNARHVKRRNRTKANETTH, from the exons ATGTCGGCCCAATGTCAACTGAGAATAACGGTTTTGCTTTGTGTGATTTTGGCCATGATCCAGGAGAAGCAGGTGCCCGTTGAGGCCACAGTTC GTGACCTCTGCCAGTCGGTGCCGAGCACAAGCAATGGCATTTGTATGCCCAGCACaatgaatatatattacgATCCGGAGACGCAGAAATGTCGGTATATTGGCTGCAGCAACAAGAGGCAATTCCAGACCCTCGAGGACTGTGACAAGATCTGCAATAATGCGAGACACGTGAAGCGACGCAATCGGACAAAGGCCAATGAGACCACgcattga